The DNA region GTGCATATACAAATAGGCCTCCTCTTTCGAGGGTTTTGCATTATTCTCACAGTTCATCAGATTAGGCCTTGGATATGAGACTTGAAAGTGCTGGTTACTGATGGGTGGAAGTGGGCACATGTGAATCCCATTGCAGGACGCAACTGCAGCGTGTCAAAGACATGTGTCTCCCCAGAAGTCTTCATGTGATGTGCCAAATACGCTGAAAAGGCTTGAGGCTATGCTTGAAGCATGGCGTCAAAGTCGGGTTCGGCTCTCCCTTCAAACTCGTCCGTCAAGCAGGCCCATCACGCAACCGACCACCAGAGCCCACGGAACAGTACCACCAGCCAGGTCTTTCTGTCTTTCGAGCTGCATTTCGAtgtcgtcttcgtcttcgttTATGTGTTCCACCGTTTAGGTCATCAAGGGTAAGCATCTTGGTGGCGGTGTGATCCTCAACCATCTCAGATCCTGCAGATCTACGTAAAGCAAGGTTATTTACAGGCCTCAAACGGCTCGTCTCCGGTTTCGCCACGATCGTTCACCGATTGATGATCCCGGGAATCATGAGCCCCATTCTCTACTGAACATGCATATGCCATAAAACCGAGTGTACGATTACGGCCAAGACGCCATCACGCAAACCCACAGCTCAAAGGCCTCCAACCCAACCACTCCAAAGAAGAAACGAAAATCAGCGTATTCTTATCCGCGTATCCCTCAATTTAAAGACCCAATAAACTATTCAAGCCCCATAAAACCCCCTTTCCCACATCCCTGCACTCCCGCGGTGCCGCGGCGCTCGCCCCATTCGGGTTTTAGGCTGGGGCCGGGGTCCGCGGGCGCATGACTCTTGATCGTATCACTCTCTGATGTCCTGACCAGTTTTGATCATCCCCTCATTTGACAGGCCATTTTATCAACACTGTTTTTCTTTGAAAGGAGGCTGAAAAGTCTTTCTTGAATGTTCAGGAGGTGGTCTTGTCTTTTTGGATCTGACTTTTACACTTTCTTAGAGATACCCTTAATCATGTCGGCCAAGATTCACCCGAGCTACTACTACCCCAGACGCAAAGGCGCTTCTGCCAAGAGATGGTTTGTTGAGAACCAGATAGGTGAGtttctccagctcctttTCGTCGAACCCCTACGTCGGACCTGGCGTCATCTGCATGCCTCCATCACCTGGTTTGAACTCGCTGACCTCGATaggcctctgcctctgcgTCACTGTCCCCGTGCTTCTCGCACAAACAGTTGCATTCACGCGTCCCTACACCACCAAGTTCCTGTCACTATCGTACTATGATGAGAAGACAGGGGACTATGGTCTGGGCTTTGACGATGTCTACATTGTGTTGTTTCTTGTCGCCGTCTTTACCGGTCTTCGTGCTGCAACCATGCAGTACGCCCTTGTTCCACTTGCGAAGAGATGCAACCTCAAGGGAAGCAAGGTTACCCGCTTCAGTGAGCAGTCTTGGATGATCATCTACTACACTATCTCTTGGAACATTGGCATGGTATGTGATAACCCGTCTACTATCAAGTGCTCGCCTATGTCGTTGAACTAAATCACTAATTTTCAATAGTACATCTATGCCACATCTCCTTACTGGCTCAACCTCAGAGAGATGTGGACGGGCTGGCCCAACAGAGAAACAACAGTCTTTATGAAGTCTTACATGATAGCCCAGCTTGCTTTTTGGCTACAGCaaatcatcgtcatcaacatTGAGAAGCCACGCAAGGATCACTGGCAGATGTTTTCTCACCATATCGTCACCATCGGCTTGGTCTATTGCTCCTACCGCTACGGTCTAACCAGAGTAGGCAATGTGGTACTTGTGTTGATGGACCTTAacgacctcttcttctcggtgGCCAAGTGCCTCAAGTACCTCAAGCACCAGACGTTATGCGACATCATGTTTGGCATTTTTGTGGTTAGCTGGGTTCTCCTTCGCCACGTTGCCTTCTGTCTGGTTATCTGGTCGGTCTATGCGCACACGACAGAGATGATGACGGGATGCTACAGGGGCATGGGAGAGAACGTCACTGGACCCTTTGACATACCGGCAGATGGATCTCGCTACTGGTTAGTGCCGCTGGTTTCAAACTCCGAAATTGTGTGCTACGACTCCAAGATCATGCACGCATTTCTTAGtggccttctcttcctccagggTCTTATGATTCTCTGGTTCATCATGATCTTCAAGCTCGTCGTACGTGTGCTTCTCGGTGAGAACGCAGAAGATACCCGCAGTGATGACGAAGCCGAGAACGAGCAAGACTACCTCGAGGTCGAAGTCGGTTCCGAGAACCTCTGTTTGCCGAGTCGATCATCCGTCACTGGACTTACCAGGTCCGATTCACGACACAGATCCCGAGGCGTGAGCACATCTCTTCAGAGCGATGGACGAAAACTCTTGGATCGGATAGGATgtgagaagaagattgaATGGGAGGGTTAATAGGgtctttgtttttttttttatcaATTTTACACAAGGTCGTGGGTGCGTGATAGAAAGGATGAACGGTGGGCATCACAAAACCATATAGAGACACATTAATACTCCACAGACACGAAGAAACGAAGTCAGATGAGAAGAAATGGGGGATACCCTTATTACATgtaattacttaattataattagctattattcTAGTTCCTTGAACTCCTTAATTCAACCTTGACGTATTCCAAGCCGGCCCACCACCTCCCAGACTCCCTCATTAAGTTGATCTTTTTCTCAATAAGACATGGCAATCTTTCCTCTCCCGTGTTTCCAGGACAACTGACTCAATGATGATCTGAACCATAGTCAGTTCAGTTCGCCTTAGTCTTTTCCGTCGTCTTCTCCACCTCAGCATCCGAagcctcctcgtcagagCGAGCATCACGCTGTTCATTGTAGACGGTGATGCGGTAAGCAACCCGTAAAACATAGTATAGCCAGACAAGGTTCAGCGATTGCAGGGCGATGAGCAGCGTCGATGTGATCACCTGGGCAAGTGGACACTTGTACTGCTCAGTCTCCCAGTTCAGTTCGTATGGGCCGACTGTTTTGTACTCCGTAAAGAGAGAGTAGATGATGCGGAGGTTGATGTAGTGCCGCATGTAGATCCAGACGCCCATGAAAGTGGCGTAGAAGGGGACGGTGATGGGTGACTTGAGATAGTTGAGAACCTTGGATCCCTATGATTTGTGAGCAAGATGGGACGATGAGAAATGACGGGGAGAAATTAcagcgaggaagagatcGCTAATGTCATGGGTGATATACACAGCGATACCAATATGAGTGAAGTGAAACCGGTAGCTCAACCCAATCAACGATAGAGTCACAATGTGATGAAGTATCATCTCATTGGCATCCTTGCGAGGCTTCTCCATACCAAGAATAAGCACAATAGCTTGTTGAGCCCAGTATGCTCCTTGGAACAGATAGTAAAACTTCAAGTCCCCGGTGAGAGTCTTGTGGGGGAAGTCCTCGTACATGCCCCGCGTGTTGAAGAACCAGACTGGAGTGCCCTTCATGATGTACAAGCCGAGGGGAgccatgaagatgaagtaCACGATGGCGTAGGCTTGTTCCATGAAGCGAGTCTGCTTTCCACGACTGGCCAGGCCCCAGTGACGTGCCAGTGGCCGCAGGACCTCTTGCATGACGAACTCCCTCgtgaaggagaagaataTGATGTAAAAGAAGACAAATGCAAAGTCGTCTCGCCCCTTGGCGTACTTTACAGGTCCACCGGGAGTCTCGGGTCCTACTGGATAGCTCGGAAAGATAAACCTGTGCACCGGGTTGCTTTCCGATGGGTTGAGGCTGTAAACGAAGAGAAATGCGCAGATGACGGCAAGGGGGAAGGCCCAGGTGTATCGGAGAATGAAGCGCTTGACACGACGGCTCAAGGAAGAGTGTCTTCTCCGTCGCTTCCTTGAAGACATCTTGTGGTGAGCGAGAGTTCGGCCGCTGTCGATGCTCGACGTTTTCCGGTGACGAGTGGTGCGGGCTTCGGATAGGTCAAGTTGGGATACCGAAGTGACGGCGGGTAATATCTGGACACTGGCTCTTTCCTCCATTTTGAGTTTGCGAGATGATGTATTTGTGTATGTTGTATTAGTTTATGTGTGGTGTTTCGATGTGCTGAGGCCGTGAGAGTGGGTCGATATTGACGTGGAATCGTAAATGTCAAAAACGGTTAAGAAGTAGAAGAACTCCAACACAAAAGATGCAATAGAAATACACCAGGAAATACTAACAAGAAAGAATTAAAACGATCAAAGAAACCCCCTTTATTTTCTTGACAAGACGGACATTCTCTCAAATGTCCGATCTCTCAGATTTCACGCATGACCCAAACAAGCCCCCTGGCCTCGAATCGGACGCTTCGGCCTCCGCGGGCCACCACAAACAGACCACCAAACACGTAGCCAACGACCCCCAGCAAATCATGTCTCTTTCAGTAGATCCTGTAATTCCTTGTTTAATTTGCCGTTAGCCGATTTCCCGTGCCAGCTCatggatggcgttggcaTTCCACTGCGCGTGCTCACGAGAGCAGCCTCAGCTGTGGCAGATGTATGACGTCACGCCATACGCCAAGATGAGCACGGTGGTTTCAAGATGTGAATCTCGAATGCTTTTAAGGAGTCGATGAATGTGATCCTTTGATCCGCGGCTCTTACATATGTGCCTCGGGATGTTAAAACTTCCTACGGGAGTCCCATATTTGATGTGCACTAGGGTCACGACCAGACAGTAAGCTTCAGCTAGGCGGACTATTGCACGAATCAACACTGGAGGATTGAATTGacttttaatatttctaaCCAGTGAATGCGCACCCGTATCTACATCATCTCGGACGTGGCGTGCGCCCAGAAAGTGCGTATCTATCAAAAACCACTAGTTATTGTGAACAGCTACAAGGGAGATAAATCCTAGATTGATTTGTGCCCATCCAGCATCATCTTGCTAACTTTATGAGCCGATTTCAATTTATAAACTCCTTTCCTATCACACTTTGCTCATTGTATTGTTGTTGGTTCTGCCACACCACAGTACCTACCTAGTAGACAAGGGGGAACTTGGGAGGTTTCACTATGGTGTAGGGTAAGACGAGACTCAACACCAGTCTATGAGTTGGCTGAAACTATGAAGGATAAAAAATATCAAGAAATATACTTTGGAATTCCGTTCATAGGCCTCACCAGCTTACATTATTGGGGCTTTCGTGAAACCCGGCTGACTCTTGGTGCTGCCGAATATCGTTTTGTCTCCTTCACCTGGATCTTCACTTAGAAGTTGCTTAGACTCCCCAGCAGGATACCGCCTCAAAGAAGAACGTTACAGACGATGAACGCAACGATGCATATGTTTGATTAAATGCTAAGCGAGTTACTTACGATCATGCTTGACAAGATAGTTTTCCTCTAAGCACTTCCAACATTCGCCCATGGAGATATCGGGGTGCATCTTTGGACCGAGACACAGCGGACCGGCGATAGTTAACGGAGATATTGATAACCCCGTGAAATCTCTTCTTGATAATAGGCCTCCTAAAATGTAATTTCTTGGCTCATGGCAATGAGGATTCCAGTTGGTCCACAAGGCGTATCCTGAATCTGTTGGATGCCTCGCCTAAGATCTGACCGGGTTCCGCGGGTGAGCGATGGCCGACAGGGGTGGTTAGTTTTGCAATTTCTCTCCGCCTTCTACTCTGGGAACCCGGGCTTACTTCGGTTAACTGACCAAAGCAGGTCACGTCATCACGTGTCCTCTTCTGTTCACAGGCAGCCTCGTAACATTCTCCAAGCAACATCACATCACGTTCATTGGCAACAAACGTGAGTTTTCACGTTTCGCGATTAGACGTCAAAATGGAAACCTTTTACTACATAATCCTGGGCCTTATCGCTCTTTTTATCGTCGGACCGGTACGTTCTTCCCCTAACACAGGCTGTATCCACAGCTGGTGAAGCGAACCAACTCGTGCTAATCCTCTCTCAAAGGCCCTGTTCGCGGACCGCTCCCCCATCCCTGAAACCTCGGGCAAGGTTTACAAGATCACCAATGAAGCCGAGCTGAATGCCCTCTTGTCCTCCACCGCCCGTGTGGTAGTCGACTTCTACGCTGACTGGTGTCCACCCTGTCGCGCCATCGCCCCCATTTTCTCCAAGCTTGCCGACGACCACGCCTCCAGCGGCAATCTCGCATttgccaaggtcaacgtGGACCATGTCGGCAACGTCGCGGGCAAGTATAGCGTCTCTGCTATGCCTACGTTTGTGGTCTTCCAGAATGGCGTGCCCAAGGGCGTCGCTGTTGAGGGCATCTCAGCTAGCCGGTCTGTGAGCCTCTCTGATGATGGTCTGGTTGAGAGGATTCGCGGCGCGGATCGGGCGGCTCTTCAGGCTACGGTTCAGGCTTTGGCTGCCAAAGAGTAAGGTTTGGAGACAGATCAGTCAGGGAAGAGAGATCCACGCAGAGGATTGACAATTTCTTCGTGGGTCAAGGTCACAGGACATGGTGCATCATCTCATTAGGGGCATTTCACCAACAAGGGGATCCTCATGGCAGATAAGCAGTCTACGCCAATCTTAAACAATTTACATTCCAGTCAATCTAACAAACATTTCTCCACGTCTCATCTTTGAGAAGCAAATGGTGTCTTTCTTTTCAGTGATTCATGATCATCAGGAACGCGCTCTGTGCGCATGTACTTGGGCTTCCCTGATTCCAGAGGAAAGATGTACTTCTTCAAATCTTCAAGACTCTTCAAATCTCTCTCAAAATACTTGCACTCGCTGAGAAGCGTCCCTGTTTGAAGACGCACCACCTCTGCCCCACGTGTGCAGTAGGCAaagttggtgatgaaggGGACCTCACCATTCATTCTGATGTTGGCTGGGGTCAGCTCGTTGTGAGATAATCCCATCTCGTGAAGGTGAAGCACACCTGCTTCTACGGCTTTGTAGTATTCCATCTTTCGTTGCATGGTGGCGCCAaagagcttctcggccaatGAAGATGTGCCCCTTTCGATGCAGAGACCAATCACTCTCCCCTCCTCGGTGACACACCCAAAGTAGCGTCCGATGTTGGGGTGAGGATGCTGCTTCAGCACCTCGTACACCTTGATCTCTCGCAATGACAGCTCCGCCCATTTGGGCCAGTCAGCCCGCTCAATCCAATCTTCGATCCGAGGGCGCTTGATACACTGACCTTGTCCGAGTGCGCAGCCACTCTCAAAGGCTGGATCTGCCACCGGACAATACTCGTCCAGAGGAATGCGAGTGAATGGGAGTTGAGAGATGGATTTGGTGTCTAGATTTGGTACCTTGCTGTCAATGACACAGGAAACAAGGTAGCAACCCTGTCGTACTACGATCTTTGTGCGGTTACCTAGCgggatggtgatgatatCCTGGCGAAGGCTCCGGGGCTCGAGAAACTCCGCGCTGGGAGTCACGCTAAGAAAAGAAGGCCCCATTGCTTCTGTATGGAGTCTAGGCATTATCGTCGTGTGATGAAATGCGTTGGCTCGTGCTGTGTTGCTTTGTTGTTTCTCAAGTGGCGCgacgatgatgttgagagcAGAGTGttggggaggatgagaggaATGTTCTAGCTAAACGGAGACTACGCTCAAAGTTATATATTCTCTTACTTGCTCTATCACCCAAGACGGTTTGAAGCCATTGTCAACTTGAATGGAACGCGAACACCTTGCGATCGTCTCAACAACCCCCAACTCTTGCAAGAGCAAGTGCAGAAACTCCTCGGAAACTCGAATTGAACAGCCAAGGCTCTAATTGAACAAAAAAGATCTGTTAGTGCACAACGATTCATTCAGGGCCTATTGTTGTCTGTTCCTGGCGTTTCCCCCGCTTGACTTCTTTGTTtgctcaacaccacctcCACTCAAGCCATTTTTATCCATGAACGCACACGTCTCTCGTTTCTGTTTCTGGCTTTGTACGTGAATACAAGCTTTTATTCTGCTTTCCCCCTTCATGCTCGCCATGGTTGATCTCTCCAAAAGTGTTGTTCCTGAGTTGGCCGCCCTGCACCACTTGAGCAAACCCCATCGAATGGCTACCGTTCAGTTTGCTCGCCCTCTTCACTCATAGGAAGCATGGGTTTTAACTTCTTCTCCACTTCGCATTTTTGTCCCAACCGCTCATTCACCAAATTTTCTCCTTGACCACTACAACAGCCCTCTTCGAGACTCCATCCTTTGTTCAGCCGCTTTCATGCTGCTTGATCCAGTGCCACCACGTCGTGGAGCCCCCCGAGGTCTCCCTGAAGGGCCCATGTACTCCCCACGCAGCATCGAAGCGAAGTGCCTCAGGCTCTTTGTCCGTACCGAAGAAGGCGACAAACCCACGCAGGTCGAGCTCGAATTTCTCCCTTCCTACTCTCCGGATGACGGCCCCCTGCGAATCAAGGTTGGCCGCAACAGCGATGGCAAGCGCAGCATAGGCTGGATGAACCGTCTGGGGCGTGATGTCATGCCTCCCCTCCATCGTGAGACTCCCAGGTGTCGTCGATGTCTTTCCGGGTGGAAGAGGCACCGTGAGAGATAATCgcaccttcttcaacatcctCGCAGCTCTTttcgccatctccatcataTTCATCAGCAATCCACCAAATGCATACATCTAACACTTTGTCGATGCCAAAGGCATCAGGGTCAGAGACCCTCTCCATAACCAGAACTGTTGGGAATGGGGCATCGAGGTCAAGAGTCTCCTTACCCAGCCCGGTATGAAGGAGAACACTGGCTTCTTTGATCCCACATACGACGAGATTTTTCACAAGTACACAGTCTCTTACGACCCCCCTCTCGTCGGCGACCTCATGTCAGCTGTCTCCCAACCCGGCTACTCTTCTCGACACGTTCTCCTCATGCTGTTCAACCGCAAAGCCTCTCGCAAGCCTTTCAACCGGACAAGTTCTTTGAGTCTCCCGTCCACGGCCTGGATATAATTCGCCCTCATCGCCCTGAGCTCGCTCGCATCAGCCACGAAACTGCCAAGTACTATCCCTCCTTCATAGGGTGGCATCAGTACATGAACGATTGGGAACAGGATGACATTCGGGCTACCGCGCAACGGGTCGCCAAGCGCTGGACTGAGCTAAGAGAAAGTATTGGCAAGAACATGGTTCAACTATTTGACGAACTGAACCAGCTCGGCGACAACGTGACAAAGACAATCGATCAGCCTGAAGCCAACCGCAAAGTCATCAACTTGTTCGAAGACTTTCTCTCGCCGGGACGCCTCATCCAGAAGTTCCCAGACGAGCCCGATAGGTATCTACTCACCCTGCCATCTGTTCGATTTCGGGGCGGTTTGGTGATTGTTTCTCTTCCGGATTACACCATTACCACTCTTCAGCTCACTTACTTAAAGACTCGCAACTCCGCGTTGTAGATTTGTGCTTCTATCAAGCTCACCAACAAACCTTCAATCACATTTATGCCGGAAACACTTGTATCCATCATGGCACAGCCATCTTTTTATCTTGAGGACCATTTCGATGGCATGGAGACCAAGCTCATGCGAGAGCTTACCCAACATGACATTGAGTATAAATCCTCCGCAGCCTGGCAGGCCTACCTGAACCGAATGTTCCCACGGCCTCGGCAGCTGCTTTGCGAGCAAGCCCCCCGACGATgaaagctggaggaggatgggTTTCAAGATCATCCTATACCACCCAGACCATGACACAATCTCTCCTGTCGCGATTGGCGAAGTGAAGCGCCCTGGAGGCTCAATtcgagatgttgaagaaCAGGGGCTTGGGGTCGCAACGCGTGCCATCAACTCGTATCGTTTGTCTGGCATCCACGTTCTTACCGTGTGGGGTCTCAAATTCCGAGCCTGGTATACGACCAGCAGCGAGCAGTCGCTTGTGCCACTGTTTGGATCCGCCCCAAGAGGCAAGAATGAGTACATTGACATGACTTCTCCGAGCGGAGTCTTCGAGTTGGAGAGAACTATCCACCTGATCAAAGACGAGCCTCCATTGCGGCAAGCACCCGTGGTGCCCAGTCAGCAAGACGAGATGCACCAGATGATAGAGGCGGGGACTTTCTACTCAGAGGAAGGCGATAGTGAGATCAACCCAATGTACCCATGGGGGCAACAGCCCTCCGCCGACTATCAGACAACCCAGGTCCCGCGGATGGAGCCGAGTGTTAGATATCCCAGAGACGCGGCCTCGTGGATGACATCTCAGGAACCGTCTGCCCAAGAGGACATGTCTATCGATGACCCAGAAGAGGCTGGCGAGGATTCTGGGGCAGAAGGTGACAGCGGGGAGAAAGGCAAGGAGAAACGTAGGAcgaaggagaggagagaagcgAAGGTGGACGTGGTAAAGCATAGGATGAGTAAAGATGAATATGTTTTCCGGGGCACAGACGGGAGCAAGAGGACCACTCAAAGGTCTGATTGGAAGCAAAAGAAACGTGACAACGCCACCGTCTATGAGTACAAGGGAAAACGGGTTGTCTATTGGTACAAGCGGCTACCAGAGCCATGATCTTCCGCACCCAGGTTTTCCTTCCGTTGTGCAATGTGTCTCGTTGATCAGCCACTCCTTACTTCAATTACCATCTTGAATATGATCGAACCATGTTTAACCCCGAGATGTGGCCTGTGCAACTTCAGATTCTCCGATGATGACGTCCTTGTCGCCAGCAAGTTCTTGGGGACTTCCAAAATGTGTTGCCCTTGGATGCTAACCCTAACCAGTCAAGCCCAACGGCCAGAGATCAGAGCAGTTTCAATATCGTTCTCGCGCAGACCCCCGTTCTCAGAGTCAGGCTGGACTTACTACATACAAATCATGCGCCGGCCGTTGTGTCCATGATGACGGTAAGGACGTTGGCTGCCATGTTTCCTGCCTCAGGATCCCCAAGACCGTACAGATCTATCATCTTCCCATGGCCAATACTTATTCATTCGAGCCTTCGGTCCATCAAGAGAGGACACGATGCCTTCGAGTACAGAAAGAGCTTGCGTCAGAGCTTCAGTACACTCTTCCTTTCCCGATGGAGCTGAGAGCCCGTATAGCTCAAGAACTCATCAGAGAATACATTGTGGCGAAGAACAGCTCCCTGCTCGGCTGCTCGACTCTCAAGCCTTCCACCATCACGATTGCATCAGAAATCACGGAGACCTACACCGCTTTTGAAGGAGAGCAGTATATCAGCTCACTGGCCAACAACTCCTCGTCCTGCGATACCTATGTTCCGCCCAAAGTCATCTACATAGGCGAAGACCATCTGGGCATCAGGAGATTGGTATTCTCTAGGTCCAGGATCAACCCCGATGTTGACTGCGTGCCGGGCATATGGTGGAAGCCATTGCCTGTCAGAGAGTCTGGCATGGTCGAGTTCGCAAGTGATGTAAGAGGTCTCAGCATTGTGTCTTGCTAGTATGGGACTAACCATAGTCAACAGGGTGTCAAGGTACGCTATTTAACTTACAGAGACGACTTGGTAACATATGACACCCGACGCTTGTGCTCATTCTCTATTCCACAACACCCGGAGAACCGCTACCGCACATACCTCGTCAATCGACTGCAGGGTCCAGGGCCACCTCGGATTTCTCGGTTCCAATACAACCATCCCGGCATCACTGGCATCTATATCTGCTGCAGCCCGTCTCCCGTTGCATTTCATGCCCATACATCCAACGACAATTTGTCTTTCTATCAGTCCAGCCCCAACCAGTCAGTTTGGGTCTACATGCCTCTTGAACGGAACGAGCGCATTACAAGAATCTGGATGCGAGCCCGCTTATGCCTGAACAGAGATGCAGCTCTCGCATTTGAGACAGATCGAGGACACACCGAGTTATTCGGGGCTCAACCAACACCAGTTCTATCAGCTTGCCAATGGGTCCTTCTCGACACACCGCTGGGATCACCCGGTCACTTTTTCTTCGACAACCATCCATATGGCACCTGTCGGATATCTCTAGACACTCTACCTCCCAAGCAGACCTCAGGCTTCGCCCCTCCAGCGGCTTCTTCCGACTACCCGTACCTGCACAGCACTGATGACTTTCTTTGGTCTTGCGCTTCTGTCGAGAACATGGTTGCAGTAAGACCGTGCCGCCGCCAAACGGGAGACCTTGTGGAGATTCTGGGATTGCTGTTGTATTACTCAGATGGCAGACAGGCGCCTGTCGGCCAAGTCCGCTTTGACTACCTTGATCAGCCAATCCTGACAGACGGTTGCCAACTGATATATCTCGGATTTGAAAAGACCGAGCCAAAAGGCCCGTTTGTTTCTAGGGTCGAAACTTCTGCCGATAACTTGGATGATAAGGTTAGCATGTGGTTTGAGGTCTTTTTGAAGGGTGCTCTAGAATGGTGGCTATCATATCGACAGTGTCAAGTatgccaagatggccgtCGAAGTCTGCCTGTGAGAATGTGAGAAGCCTTGACACCTATTTTACACCCGTATCAAGGTTTCTTCATAGTACCCCATCCTAGTCTCAATCCTCAGGCACATGGCATTTCCACCAGCTTCTTCGGTAGTAACATCAAGAATCCGTATCTCTTTGAGTTGTTACATACAGTGTCCTGttgctcatcatctcatcgcCTCATCACGATGGCCAACCTGCTATCCCCATAACTCCCCTTCCTTGCAATGCCCATTTTTGCAGCCTTCACAGAGGCCTCT from Fusarium keratoplasticum isolate Fu6.1 chromosome 12, whole genome shotgun sequence includes:
- a CDS encoding TLC domain-containing protein, giving the protein MSAKIHPSYYYPRRKGASAKRWFVENQIGLCLCVTVPVLLAQTVAFTRPYTTKFLSLSYYDEKTGDYGLGFDDVYIVLFLVAVFTGLRAATMQYALVPLAKRCNLKGSKVTRFSEQSWMIIYYTISWNIGMYIYATSPYWLNLREMWTGWPNRETTVFMKSYMIAQLAFWLQQIIVINIEKPRKDHWQMFSHHIVTIGLVYCSYRYGLTRVGNVVLVLMDLNDLFFSVAKCLKYLKHQTLCDIMFGIFVVSWVLLRHVAFCLVIWSVYAHTTEMMTGCYRGMGENVTGPFDIPADGSRYWLVPLVSNSEIVCYDSKIMHAFLSGLLFLQGLMILWFIMIFKLVVRVLLGENAEDTRSDDEAENEQDYLEVEVGSENLCLPSRSSVTGLTRSDSRHRSRGVSTSLQSDGRKLLDRIGCEKKIEWEG
- a CDS encoding TLC domain-containing protein, whose amino-acid sequence is MEERASVQILPAVTSVSQLDLSEARTTRHRKTSSIDSGRTLAHHKMSSRKRRRRHSSLSRRVKRFILRYTWAFPLAVICAFLFVYSLNPSESNPVHRFIFPSYPVGPETPGGPVKYAKGRDDFAFVFFYIIFFSFTREFVMQEVLRPLARHWGLASRGKQTRFMEQAYAIVYFIFMAPLGLYIMKGTPVWFFNTRGMYEDFPHKTLTGDLKFYYLFQGAYWAQQAIVLILGMEKPRKDANEMILHHIVTLSLIGLSYRFHFTHIGIAVYITHDISDLFLAGSKVLNYLKSPITVPFYATFMGVWIYMRHYINLRIIYSLFTEYKTVGPYELNWETEQYKCPLAQVITSTLLIALQSLNLVWLYYVLRVAYRITVYNEQRDARSDEEASDAEVEKTTEKTKAN
- a CDS encoding Thioredoxin domain-containing protein; protein product: METFYYIILGLIALFIVGPALFADRSPIPETSGKVYKITNEAELNALLSSTARVVVDFYADWCPPCRAIAPIFSKLADDHASSGNLAFAKVNVDHVGNVAGKYSVSAMPTFVVFQNGVPKGVAVEGISASRSVSLSDDGLVERIRGADRAALQATVQALAAKE
- a CDS encoding Protein kinase domain-containing protein; this translates as MGPSFLSVTPSAEFLEPRSLRQDIITIPLGNRTKIVVRQGCYLVSCVIDSKVPNLDTKSISQLPFTRIPLDEYCPVADPAFESGCALGQGQCIKRPRIEDWIERADWPKWAELSLREIKVYEVLKQHPHPNIGRYFGCVTEEGRVIGLCIERGTSSLAEKLFGATMQRKMEYYKAVEAGVLHLHEMGLSHNELTPANIRMNGEVPFITNFAYCTRGAEVVRLQTGTLLSECKYFERDLKSLEDLKKYIFPLESGKPKYMRTERVPDDHESLKRKTPFASQR